In a genomic window of Nostoc sp. UHCC 0870:
- a CDS encoding thioredoxin family protein, translating into MSKGVITISDAEFETEVLQAEQPVLVYFWASWCGPCQLMSPLMNFVAKTYSDRLKVVKLEIDPNPVTVKQYQVEGVPALRLVQGEKLLVSAEGAIGKDKLIDLLDKHLNNN; encoded by the coding sequence ATGAGTAAGGGTGTAATCACCATCAGCGATGCTGAGTTTGAAACTGAAGTGTTGCAAGCCGAGCAACCTGTATTAGTTTACTTTTGGGCTTCCTGGTGTGGGCCTTGTCAACTGATGTCGCCACTGATGAATTTTGTTGCTAAAACTTATAGCGATCGCCTGAAAGTTGTCAAACTAGAAATAGATCCTAATCCTGTCACCGTGAAACAATACCAAGTAGAAGGTGTCCCAGCCCTCCGACTGGTTCAAGGCGAGAAACTCTTAGTATCTGCTGAAGGGGCGATCGGCAAAGATAAATTAATCGATCTCTTGGATAAGCACTTAAATAATAATTAG